GTGGGCCGGCGCGAGCGGGCGTCAGTTCGATTCGGCATGCGTCTATGAGTTCAGCATGGCACCGTTCGTTCATTGGGCGGACGGAGTATCCAATGGGGGATGGGACATAACAGTGCAGTAAACCGTATCACAACGCTTCGGAGAGACCCGAAGAGGGAGAGTCACATGCACAAGCACATCAAATGGACGCTGATCCCGCTGATGTTGATCGCCGTCGGGTGCAGCAAAGCCCCGGTCGAGGATTTCAGCATGGCCGATCAATCCATCGAAGGCGCGCGCATGTCGAAGGCGGAGCAGTTTGCCTCCGAGGAATGGCGCATGGCGATGGATACGCTGGAAGCGGCCAAGACCGAGAAGGCGAAGCAGGATGACCGTTTCACCATGTTCCGTTCGTACGGCCACTCCAAGGAGCTGGCGCAGAGCGCGGCCCGTCTGGCCGCCGAGGCGAAAACCGCCGCGGAGCAGGAGATCGCTTATCGTCGCCAGCAGGCCGAGGAACAGATCGCCTCGGCGCGCGGCCAGATCGAACAAGTGTCCGCGCTGTTGGCCACCGCACCAGTCGGCAAGGGCAATCGCGCCGACATCGAGCTGATGAAGCAGGATCTGGAAGCGATGAAGCTGGTGCTCGATGAGACCGCCGGCGACCTCCAGCGCCTCGATTTCGATGCGGCCGCGAGCAAGACGCAGACCGTGCTGGACAAGTGCGCGCAGATGACGACGGAACTGCAGGCGGCGATTCAGAAGAAGAGCCGGGCGTAATCGCCTATCCGGCGTCGTGACGCACACCGCGATCGCCCGATGCGATTCCCATCGACGATTGCCTGAATTGGTCCGACAGTCGCCCCGCCCGCGGCAGCGGACGGGGCGATTTCGTACGTACAATACAATCGGGGGGGGCAAGACCCAATGCGTGTACCTCGTTGTGGCACCGCGCTGATTACTGGAATGCGACGGCACATTGTAATCATGGGAGTCGCGGCACTGATGATGTCATCGTGCGGATCCGAGCCGGTCAAAAGCGCCGACCCGGCCTGGCGGGCGCTCGGTGAAGCCGAACGCGTCGGCGCGGCGGAATACGCCCCGGAGCTGTGGCTGTCCGCTCAGCAACTGTACGACTCGGGCTGGACTGTCTTCACTGCGCAGAAAGGGCGTGTCCCCGGATTTCGTCACTACGACGTTGCCGAATCGCTGTGGGCGAAGGCGGAACGCACCGCCGAAACCGCTGCCGACTCGGCCCTGGAAGCGCATGCGCGTCACCGCGCGCGGCAGGAGCGCCGCCTGAGTGAATTGACCAATGCGCTGGCGACCTACGAGACCATCGCCGAAGAGCATTTGAGCCGGATGCGCTTGCGCCGGCCCCTGGTGCAGGCGACGCTGAATTTGGAGAATGCCCAACGCCTCATCGAGCAAATGGCCGAAGCGCGGGCAATCGATGATGCGCTGGTGAGAGCGGATGCATCGATCAGCGCGCTGGCGGCGACGATCGACGGCCACGCGCCCGATCCGTCCGACCTGACCGCATCGCGCCATGCGATCGAACGCACCGTGGCGTGGTCGGCGCGAACCGACTCGGCCGCGATGATCGTCGTCAAGGAGAGCCGCACCGCCTATCTGCTCCATCGCGGACGGATGATCGCGCAGTATCCCGTCGAACTGGGTTATCGTCCCGAGCGGCAAAAAGCGCGCGCCGGCGACGGCGCGACGCCCGAGGGTGAATATCGCGTCACCATGTGGCGCAACAAGGGCAGCAAGTATTACAAGGCGCTGATGCTGGATTATCCGAACGAACGAGACCGCGTGCGCTTCGCTTCAAGCAAACGCAATGGCGATGTACCGCGGCACGTCGGCATCGGCGGAAATATCGAGATTCACGGCGAGGGGGGCCGCGGCAAGGATTGGACCGAAGGATGCGTGGCGCTGCGCAATGATGACATGGACGAAGTCATGAAGCGAATGAAGGTCGGCTGCTGGGTGACCATCGTCCGTCACGTGGGAGAGTGGCCGTTATGACCCGGCGTCACGGGTACATACTGGGCGTCGTCATCGCGGGGGCCGTCATCGCGTCGGTGCCGTTGCTGTCGCGCGGTCAGCCGGGCGCCGTCGTTCCCGACAACTCGCTGGCGCTGTTGTCGGCGCAGCGGCTGGCGATGGTCCCGGCCGACGAGCGTCCTCCGCGTAAGACTGCGAAGAACACGCGTCCGTCGCGCAAACCGTACGTCGTCATCGACACGCACACCAATCGCATCTATCTGCGCACCATCGACAGCGTGCTGTTTTCCGCACTGTGCTCAACCGGGACCGGCGCCGAATTGACCGACTCGACTTCGGGACGCTCGTGGCGATTCGACACGCCGCGCGGCATCTTCACGGTCAGCTCGAAGCTCTCCGATCCGCTGTGGCGCAAACCCGACTGGGCATTCATCGAGGAAGGCGAACCGCTTCCCAACGATCCCGAGGAACGCTTCGATCCCGAGGCGATGGGCGAGTATGCCATCGGTTTCGGCGATGGATACTTTATTCACGGGACAATCTACGAGCGTTTGATCGGCGTGGCAGTCACGCACGGGTGCGTGCGTGTCGGCTCCGACGATCTGCGGCAGATTTACAAGCGGGCCGACATCGGCACGCGGGTCGTGATTTTCTGATGCATGCATTCAGATCAATTGCGCTGCCTGTCTTGTTCGCGGCCGTTATGGGCGCGACCTGTCATGCGCAGAGCGATTCCCTGCGCGCGCGATTTGCGAGCGATACGATCTACTACGCATCCATCGACGGCGCGCATCGCCGGATCGCCTTTGCGTACGGCGCTTATCCTCTCGTTGCGGTCAGCGTCGCGCCCGACGATTCGGCCGACTGGAACGATTTCGTTGCGGCGTTTACCGAACGCACGAGGGCATGGCAGAGCGTGCGCGACCGCGTTCTCTGGGATGGGACTGCGCACGTGCCGGAGAATGTGGTCGACGTCGTCTCGAAAGTGACCCGGGCGACGCGCGAGCACATCCAGCGCATCCAGCCGTGGCGGTTTCAAATCGAGTTGAGCGGGAATCTGACGTTGCGCATCGCGGTCGCCGATTCGACCGGCGACGGGGCGGCGCTGAATGAGCGGATGCACAATGCGTGGCGATGGCTCGGCGCATTCGGCTCGCACCGCGCGGTCGACTGCACGGTCAGCGCCCAGGACGCACAGACACTGTACTACGCGCTGGAGCCGGGCACCCCGGTCGTGCTGCTGAATCGCCGGGAGTGATAGAAAAGAATCCGTTTTGCAAAACCCCACCCAGTAGCTATAGTGGATTGTAGCCTGAATTCCTTCGTCGCGCCCCTTCGCGTCGAAAGAGGCCGCTGTGACAGCGTGGCCATACACACACCGCATGTCCCGCCTGATTCTCTGCGGCGTACTGGTTTGCGCGATGCGTGTCATTTCGCTGCCGGCGGCGGAGAGCGGCGATCCGCGGTATGATCTGAAAATCCTGAAGGACCGAGTTCGGGGATCGGAGCCGAAATCGAAATCTGCTGCCACTCCGATCGGCAACGGCACAGAGCAGCCAGTACTGGCCGGTCCCATCCTGCCGCCGGTGTCTGTGCCATCGCCGGGGATGATGCTCGGCCAAACCCCGGTTGAGGAGCAACACCTGGCATCACAAGGCAGGCAGGTGGCGCGACAGCCGGGTTCGAATTTCGTTCATTTCACCTGGATCGATTCGTGTTGGATTTGTCTGGATCCGTGGCCCAACCTTTCTTCACAAAATGTCTATGCGTGCTATGACATCGCGCAGGACGTTCTCATTCCGGAATTTCCCAGCCCACATTTGTGGCCGGACTATGGATTCGCGGGCGGCCCGCGCCTGGACGTCGATTCCGACAACCTGGCGCACGTTGTTTTCCACATGTATCCCGATTTCGGAAGTGAGACATACAGTTTGTGGCACGTTTATTTCCCCATTGAGGGAACCGCCGACATACTACTACCAGAGGAACTTCCGTTACTCATTCCATTTCCACCGTCGACAGTCTTCCCCGATATAGCGGTCGCGGCGAATGCAGGGGTGCACAAGGACAACGCCAACGATGTCTTGCATGTCATTGCGACATCTCCTGCGGACGAGAGCGGAGCGCCACCGCACATTATCGCGTACTGGCGATACGATTACAGCAACCCGGACTGGCCTGCGCCTGTGATCATCGATTCCACCGACATCATCGGGTATGTCATCGATGCGGCCGATGGGACCGACAAAGTCGCGGTCGCGTTCCATACGAGCTACGATCCGTCGTTTAACGGCCTCAACAACATCGCTCTCCGACAGTCGCAGACAGGCGGGGCAGGATGGTTGAGCGGCAACGAGTTGGGCGACGACACACGCACGATCATCACTAACTATACCGATCCTGCGACACCGGGGCCGCAGGCATACGTGCACATCTCCATCGCCTACGACCATGATGCCAATCTGCATTTAGTCTGGGATGAGCAGCGCCGGGCCAACTTGAGCGAGCAGGTGGCGATCAAACACTGGAGCAGCGCGACACAATCGATCAGTACCGTGGCGAGGGGATATTATCCCAACAATGGGAACTGGGAGTTCAATCTTAATCTCGCCAAGATCACATTGGGTGTCGGTGATGGCTCGACCATGTGCACTTCATACGGACCGAACGAAGACTTTCTGTATGTTACCTACTCGAAGCACTGCGGCGAGACACCGGAAGAACGGGGCGACACTGCCGTCACAGGGCGCTGCAACAGCGAATTGTATTTGGTTATGTCACCTGACGGCGGGAGTCATTGGTCCAAACCCGCCAACCTGACGAATACCAAGACGCCGAATTGCAATGCATTGAATGCGGACAGCGTCTGCGTCTCGGAGGACTGGGCGACCATCGGACGGGATGTGTCGGATGTCGATATCTTCTATATCGCCGATCTGAATCCTGGTCCCTACGATGCCGCAACGGGCGAGAGGATCAATGTGGCCATGTACCTGAGATTATCCGGGGGCACGACCGATGATCCGCTGTTCTGTCCGGGGTGCCATTGCCCGTGCCATGGTGATCCGAACTGCGACGCCATCATCAATGTTTTTGATGTTGTCGCCGCAGTGGACGCCGCTTTCCGCAGTGTCCCCTGCGAGGAATACCTTCTTTGCGCCGTCTGCGACTCCGACATCAATTGTGACGGGATGGTCAATGTTTTCGACGTCGTGACGTTTGTCGATGTCGCGTTTCGCGCCGGTGATCCCGTCCTTCTCATCTGCGATCCGTGTTCAATGTAAGTCAGATTGGGGGGGGCACACGGGCCCGCCCTTATGTGCACACTGGCACTTTCCGGGACAGCCCAGATCGATCGGCCATCGATGGGCACGGAGGGCGCTACTTTGCGCGGTGTAACTTACTGCGTTTGCGCGTTGCCGTTTTCCGGCCGTTGAGGGGGACGAGCGCCGCTTCGATGACTTCGGTCATGTTCGCCACCGGGATAAACGAGACCTTCTCTTTGACTTCGGCGGGGACGCCTTCCAAATCCTTGGCGTTGTCCTTCGGGATCAGCACTGTTGTGATGCCCGCGTGATACGCCGCCAGCGACTTTTCTTTCAATCCGCCGATCGGCAACACATCGCCGCGCAGTGTGACTTCGCCGGTCATCCCCAGCCGTGGGCGCACCGGACGTCCGGAAAACGCGGATGCAATTGCGGTGGCCGCGGTGATCCCGGCGGAGGGACCGTCTTTGGGTGTCGCGCCGGCCGGGACATGCACGTGCACGTCGGAATCGGCGAAGACTTTGGGATCGACGCCGATGAGTTTGTGATGCGAGCGCACCCATGAGTAGGCCGCCTGCACCGACTCCTTCATGACATTGCCCAGCAGGCCGGTGTAGACCAGCGATTTGCGTCCGGGCATTTTGGTCGCTTCGACGAAGATGACCATGCCGCCGACTGCGCTCCACGCCAGCCCCGGCACGACACCGATCTGCGAGCCGCGCGAGACGATTTCGGGGATGAACTTGGTCGGTCCCAGGTACCTGGGCAGATCATTGCCGCGCACCGATGTGCGGCCGCGTTTGCCGGAGGCGACCTTGCGCGCCACCTTGCGGCAGACGGTTGCGATTTCGCGCGCCAGGTTGCGCACACCTGCTTCGCGCGTGTAATCGCGGATCAACCGGGCGATGGCATCCTGTGTGATCGACAATTGGGTTGTCTTCAAGCCGTGATTGTCCAATTCGCGCGGGACGTGGTAGCGCTTGGCGATCTGAATCTTCTCCAATGTCGTGTACCCCGGCATGGTGATGGTCTCCATGCGGTCGCGCAACACGCCGGGGATCGGATCCAACAGATTCGCCGTGGTGATGAACATGACCGACGAGAGATCGAAGCCGACATCGAGATAGTGATCGGAGAAGGCGTTGTTCTGCTCGGGATCGAGCACTTCCAACAACGCCGAGGCGGGATCGCCGCGGAAGTCGACGCCGATCTTGTCGATCTCATCGAGCATGAAGACGGGGTTTTTGACTCCGGCGCGTCGCAGCCCCTGAATGATCCGGCCCGGTAGCGCGCCAATGTAGGTACGACGGTGTCCGCGGATCTCGGCTTCATCGCGCATGCCGCCCAAGGACACGCGCGCAAACTCGCGTCCCATCGCGCGCGCGATCGAGCGTCCCAGCGAGGTCTTGCCGACACCGGGCGGGCCGACCAGACACAGGATCGGTCCTTTGACCGACGATTTGAGTTTGCGCACCGCAAGGAATTCGACGATGCGGTCTTTGACTTTCTCCAGTCCGTAATGATCCTCGTCGAGCGTCGTCTGCGCGTGCTTGATGTCGAGGTTGTCTTCGGTTGTTTTGGTCCACGGCAATGTCACCAGCCAGTCGAGATATGTGCGGCTGACAGTGTACTCGGCGGACGACGGATTCATCTTCTCCAGGCGGTCCAGTTCGCGCGTCGCGGCTGTTTGCGCGTCCTCGGGCATCTTCGCTTCGGTGATTTTGGCGCGAAACTCCTCGATGTCGCGCGTGTGATCGTCGGACTCGCCCAGCTCCTTCTGGATCGCCTTGATCTGCTCGCGCAGGATGTACTCCTTCTGCATGCGTCCCATTTCCGAGGCCGCCTGCGACTGGATTTTGCGCGAGAGCTCCAGGACTTCGACTTCTTTGTGCAGGAGCGCGATGACTTTGTCGAGCCGCTCGGGCACAGCAAACGTCTCCAGCACCGCCTGCTTTTCGCTGTGGTCGATATTGAGATTGGCGGCGATCAGATCGGCGAGCTTGCCGGGCTCTTCGGTGTTCATCGCCGTGACCTGCAATTCGTCGGAGAGATACGGTGAGAGCTCGACCGCGCGCTTGACCAGTTCCAATGCATTGCGCATCGACGCTTCGATCGGCACCGAACGATCCAACGGGTCCTCATGGCTGGTGATACGCGCGACGACGAACGGCGTTGAGCGCACGATTTCGCTGATGGAAAAGCGGACATTCCCCTGCACGAGACACCGCACCGAACCATCGGGAAAGCGCAACATTTTCAGAATTGTGCCGACCGTGCCCACGGTGAACAAATCGTCGGCCGATGGATCGCCTTTGTCGGGATCCTTCTGCGCGACCAGGCCGAT
The sequence above is drawn from the Candidatus Zixiibacteriota bacterium genome and encodes:
- a CDS encoding L,D-transpeptidase, with the translated sequence MRRHIVIMGVAALMMSSCGSEPVKSADPAWRALGEAERVGAAEYAPELWLSAQQLYDSGWTVFTAQKGRVPGFRHYDVAESLWAKAERTAETAADSALEAHARHRARQERRLSELTNALATYETIAEEHLSRMRLRRPLVQATLNLENAQRLIEQMAEARAIDDALVRADASISALAATIDGHAPDPSDLTASRHAIERTVAWSARTDSAAMIVVKESRTAYLLHRGRMIAQYPVELGYRPERQKARAGDGATPEGEYRVTMWRNKGSKYYKALMLDYPNERDRVRFASSKRNGDVPRHVGIGGNIEIHGEGGRGKDWTEGCVALRNDDMDEVMKRMKVGCWVTIVRHVGEWPL
- a CDS encoding L,D-transpeptidase; translation: MTRRHGYILGVVIAGAVIASVPLLSRGQPGAVVPDNSLALLSAQRLAMVPADERPPRKTAKNTRPSRKPYVVIDTHTNRIYLRTIDSVLFSALCSTGTGAELTDSTSGRSWRFDTPRGIFTVSSKLSDPLWRKPDWAFIEEGEPLPNDPEERFDPEAMGEYAIGFGDGYFIHGTIYERLIGVAVTHGCVRVGSDDLRQIYKRADIGTRVVIF
- the lon gene encoding endopeptidase La; protein product: MAIAVAVDERKASAPPGPEIEQLPILPTRGTVVFPSMVAPLLVSDQKYARLIDQTLMRGRQIGLVAQKDPDKGDPSADDLFTVGTVGTILKMLRFPDGSVRCLVQGNVRFSISEIVRSTPFVVARITSHEDPLDRSVPIEASMRNALELVKRAVELSPYLSDELQVTAMNTEEPGKLADLIAANLNIDHSEKQAVLETFAVPERLDKVIALLHKEVEVLELSRKIQSQAASEMGRMQKEYILREQIKAIQKELGESDDHTRDIEEFRAKITEAKMPEDAQTAATRELDRLEKMNPSSAEYTVSRTYLDWLVTLPWTKTTEDNLDIKHAQTTLDEDHYGLEKVKDRIVEFLAVRKLKSSVKGPILCLVGPPGVGKTSLGRSIARAMGREFARVSLGGMRDEAEIRGHRRTYIGALPGRIIQGLRRAGVKNPVFMLDEIDKIGVDFRGDPASALLEVLDPEQNNAFSDHYLDVGFDLSSVMFITTANLLDPIPGVLRDRMETITMPGYTTLEKIQIAKRYHVPRELDNHGLKTTQLSITQDAIARLIRDYTREAGVRNLAREIATVCRKVARKVASGKRGRTSVRGNDLPRYLGPTKFIPEIVSRGSQIGVVPGLAWSAVGGMVIFVEATKMPGRKSLVYTGLLGNVMKESVQAAYSWVRSHHKLIGVDPKVFADSDVHVHVPAGATPKDGPSAGITAATAIASAFSGRPVRPRLGMTGEVTLRGDVLPIGGLKEKSLAAYHAGITTVLIPKDNAKDLEGVPAEVKEKVSFIPVANMTEVIEAALVPLNGRKTATRKRSKLHRAK